A part of Gramella sp. MAR_2010_147 genomic DNA contains:
- a CDS encoding lipid A biosynthesis acyltransferase, producing the protein MATWRGQSRGTLLGFKIYVQIIKKTGLYSAYFILLFVALYFIFFSFNSTRSTYYLFRKRLGYSRMSAAFSVYKSYFTFGRIQLDRIAITSGLKHKFTFEFDGVEHIDNLLPQNKGGILLTAHIGNFNLAKHFFEERHSQAVVNLVVTDFEHQQIKRYLESVTGTSEVRIIVLKDDLSHIFKMKEALANNQLLVFAADRYLKHSKTYKAEFLGEQVKFPQGPFKLAGRNKIPVLFVHLMREKNFHYHFYARPYKPKDFTARELLKSYLDDLEKMVKKYPHQWYNYYDYWNDFS; encoded by the coding sequence ATGGCAACCTGGAGAGGACAATCCCGAGGCACCCTTTTAGGCTTCAAAATTTACGTGCAGATTATAAAAAAGACCGGACTTTATTCGGCATATTTCATACTCCTTTTTGTTGCCTTATATTTTATCTTTTTTTCTTTTAATTCTACCAGAAGCACCTATTACCTCTTCAGAAAAAGACTCGGCTATTCTCGAATGAGCGCCGCTTTTAGCGTGTACAAAAGCTATTTTACCTTTGGAAGGATTCAGCTTGATCGAATTGCAATTACCAGTGGCTTAAAACATAAATTCACCTTTGAATTTGATGGTGTAGAACATATTGATAATCTTTTACCGCAGAATAAAGGAGGAATTCTGCTTACCGCTCATATTGGCAATTTTAATCTGGCTAAACATTTTTTTGAAGAACGACATTCGCAGGCCGTTGTGAATCTTGTGGTGACAGATTTTGAACATCAGCAGATCAAGAGGTATTTAGAATCTGTGACCGGTACTTCAGAAGTCAGAATCATAGTTCTAAAAGACGATCTAAGCCATATCTTTAAAATGAAAGAAGCCCTTGCTAATAATCAACTTCTTGTATTTGCAGCCGACAGGTATTTAAAACATTCCAAAACCTATAAAGCGGAATTTCTGGGCGAACAGGTGAAATTTCCTCAAGGCCCATTTAAACTTGCGGGGAGAAATAAGATTCCTGTACTTTTTGTCCATTTAATGCGAGAGAAGAATTTTCATTATCATTTTTATGCGAGACCATATAAACCTAAAGACTTTACTGCACGGGAACTTTTAAAATCTTATCTTGACGATCTTGAAAAAATGGTAAAAAAATATCCTCATCAGTGGTATAATTACTACGATTACTGGAATGATTTTAGTTAA
- a CDS encoding thioesterase family protein, whose translation MSNSTLKTTTKLKVRFHECDPLQIVWHGNYFKYFEEAREAFSKKHGISYLDAKNNGFTMPIVKTECEHKLPLQYGDEFEVETHFVNTEAAKIIFKYQIFCSEKLICTGKTVQVFTDKNSELVLINPPFFLDWKKKMGLIK comes from the coding sequence ATGAGTAATTCTACATTGAAAACCACTACAAAATTAAAAGTTCGGTTTCATGAATGCGATCCTTTACAGATCGTATGGCATGGCAATTATTTCAAGTATTTTGAAGAAGCCAGAGAAGCATTCAGTAAAAAGCATGGAATTTCTTATCTGGATGCTAAAAATAATGGATTTACAATGCCCATTGTGAAAACGGAATGCGAGCACAAACTTCCGCTACAGTATGGGGATGAATTTGAAGTAGAGACTCACTTTGTAAATACTGAAGCAGCAAAGATCATTTTTAAATACCAGATATTTTGTTCAGAGAAATTAATCTGTACCGGTAAAACCGTTCAGGTTTTTACCGATAAAAATTCAGAATTGGTTCTGATCAATCCACCGTTTTTCTTAGATTGGAAAAAGAAAATGGGATTGATAAAATGA
- a CDS encoding DUF2062 domain-containing protein: MKKEPVFQKRFEDLNCCVIVPTYNNAQSLGSFLADLKLYTNRIIIINDGSTDDTSEILKSHLELHHIEHLENKGKGMALKTGFRSAEDLSYDYAITIDSDGQHYPDDLDVFLTELESRQPGDPEVLLVGDRNMGRDGIPGKSSTGNRFSNFWFLVVTGIELHDTQSGYRLYPVQLINSLKLITWKFELEIEVLVKAAWRKTEVKNIPIKVLYQEGERVSHFRPFWDIVRIVLLYMWFVLVSFFYIHPRNKYQDFKNKGFKKFWKEDIIKSQEPPHKKAAAIALGIFVGISPFWGLHTLLVFTLAAVFKLNKVIAFLFSNISIPPFIPIIIYASFQFGSLLTGKGFDWDLKLQNFDTGTDVFMGLWQYIMGSMALAIVMAISLWIVFYFLFSIFNQKQVVKP; encoded by the coding sequence GTGAAAAAAGAACCGGTTTTTCAGAAAAGATTTGAAGATCTTAACTGCTGTGTGATTGTACCAACCTACAATAACGCACAGTCCCTTGGTAGTTTTTTAGCCGACCTTAAGCTTTACACGAACAGGATCATCATTATAAACGATGGCTCTACTGATGATACTTCGGAAATCCTGAAATCACATCTGGAATTGCACCATATAGAGCATTTAGAAAACAAGGGGAAAGGCATGGCCCTTAAAACCGGGTTTCGATCTGCAGAAGATTTAAGCTATGATTATGCTATTACGATAGATTCTGACGGGCAGCATTATCCAGATGATCTCGACGTATTTCTTACTGAACTTGAATCCAGGCAACCAGGAGATCCTGAGGTTTTACTGGTTGGAGACAGGAATATGGGGCGTGATGGAATTCCCGGTAAAAGCAGCACAGGAAACAGATTTTCAAATTTCTGGTTTTTGGTCGTTACCGGAATAGAACTTCATGACACCCAAAGCGGGTACAGGTTATATCCCGTTCAACTCATCAACTCTCTGAAACTCATTACCTGGAAATTTGAGCTGGAAATTGAAGTTCTGGTAAAAGCCGCCTGGAGAAAAACAGAAGTAAAAAATATTCCAATTAAAGTACTTTACCAGGAAGGGGAAAGGGTATCCCATTTCAGACCATTTTGGGATATTGTGCGTATTGTTTTGCTTTATATGTGGTTTGTTTTAGTGAGCTTCTTTTACATTCACCCAAGAAATAAATACCAGGATTTCAAAAATAAAGGTTTCAAGAAATTCTGGAAGGAAGATATTATTAAGAGTCAGGAACCACCTCATAAAAAAGCAGCAGCGATCGCTTTAGGCATTTTTGTAGGAATTTCTCCGTTTTGGGGTTTGCATACCCTTCTGGTATTCACCCTGGCTGCGGTTTTCAAATTAAATAAGGTTATAGCCTTCTTATTCTCTAATATAAGCATACCCCCTTTTATTCCTATAATTATCTATGCCAGTTTCCAGTTTGGCTCTTTACTCACCGGAAAAGGTTTTGATTGGGACTTGAAACTTCAAAATTTTGATACCGGAACAGATGTTTTTATGGGCTTATGGCAATACATAATGGGGAGTATGGCTCTTGCGATTGTAATGGCTATAAGCCTGTGGATTGTATTTTATTTTCTATTTTCGATCTTTAACCAAAAGCAGGTGGTAAAACCTTAA
- a CDS encoding phosphopantetheine-binding protein: MSDLHTELKKSIIEQLNLEDMEVSEIKNDEHLFGDGLGLDSIDALELIVLLEKDYGIKLNDPNQGKEIFNSINSMAEYIEKNRTK; the protein is encoded by the coding sequence ATGAGTGACCTGCATACCGAATTAAAAAAAAGTATTATTGAACAACTTAACCTCGAAGATATGGAGGTTAGCGAAATTAAGAATGACGAGCATCTTTTTGGAGATGGCCTGGGTTTGGATAGTATAGATGCCCTTGAATTGATCGTGCTTCTGGAAAAGGATTATGGTATTAAACTCAATGACCCGAACCAGGGAAAAGAGATCTTTAATTCCATAAATAGTATGGCCGAATATATTGAAAAAAACCGCACTAAATAA
- a CDS encoding beta-ketoacyl synthase N-terminal-like domain-containing protein, with amino-acid sequence MSRNYLLHDSIISPIGFSTEANLKAIRNSESALKLHTNLSVFQNGYYAGLIEQALIDEKFNKIGEPSQYTKLEKLLILAVHQVLDNARSIDFNKTGLIISTTKGNIDQLNKNEFPSDRLYLWKMAEVVGDFFGFKQKPILISNACISGALAIKTANDFIETGRFENAIVAGGDLVSEFVLSGFQSFQAISPEPCRPFSNDRKGVSLGEAAAAVLIGPDKSNNLDKVRYIDAITANDANHISGPSKTGEGLFQSISRLLKRSDIENSEVDYLSAHGTATLYNDEMESHAFHRASLENVPINSFKGYFGHTLGTSALIESILTKHSLLNNELLTSHNFTESGVSKELNIIQKNQQKDLKLALKTASGFGGCNLAMLLKKES; translated from the coding sequence ATGAGCAGGAACTATCTTCTACATGATTCTATAATTTCCCCGATTGGTTTTAGCACGGAAGCAAATCTTAAAGCGATTCGTAATTCTGAATCAGCTCTTAAATTGCATACTAATTTAAGCGTTTTTCAAAATGGATATTACGCCGGTTTGATCGAGCAGGCATTGATCGATGAGAAATTTAATAAGATTGGCGAGCCTTCACAATATACCAAACTTGAAAAGTTACTAATTCTAGCAGTTCATCAGGTTCTTGATAATGCTCGTTCAATAGATTTCAATAAAACTGGATTGATCATTTCCACGACTAAAGGAAATATTGATCAGTTAAATAAAAATGAATTCCCTTCAGATAGATTATATCTCTGGAAAATGGCCGAAGTTGTAGGCGATTTTTTCGGATTCAAACAAAAGCCAATCCTAATTTCCAATGCCTGTATTTCCGGTGCACTGGCTATTAAAACTGCGAATGATTTTATTGAAACTGGAAGATTTGAAAATGCTATAGTAGCCGGTGGAGACCTGGTTTCAGAATTTGTTCTTTCAGGCTTTCAGTCTTTTCAAGCCATTAGTCCTGAACCCTGCCGGCCATTTTCAAATGATAGAAAAGGAGTGAGCCTGGGTGAAGCCGCTGCAGCAGTTTTAATTGGGCCAGATAAATCTAACAACTTAGATAAGGTAAGATATATTGATGCCATTACAGCTAATGATGCCAATCATATTTCAGGTCCCAGTAAAACCGGAGAAGGATTATTTCAAAGTATCTCCAGGCTATTAAAGAGAAGTGATATTGAGAATTCTGAAGTAGATTATTTGTCTGCTCATGGTACGGCCACCCTTTATAATGATGAAATGGAATCACATGCTTTTCATCGTGCCAGTCTGGAAAATGTTCCGATCAATAGTTTTAAAGGATATTTCGGGCATACCCTGGGAACTTCAGCTTTAATAGAAAGTATTCTAACAAAACATAGTTTGCTTAATAATGAACTGCTTACATCCCATAATTTTACAGAATCTGGAGTTTCCAAAGAATTAAATATCATTCAGAAAAATCAGCAAAAAGATTTAAAATTAGCCTTAAAAACAGCTTCTGGCTTTGGAGGTTGTAATCTTGCGATGTTACTAAAAAAGGAAAGTTGA
- a CDS encoding hydroxymyristoyl-ACP dehydratase translates to MILEDFYKVSNTSLAGDDAITTLKVNKDHEIYKGHFPGRPVTPGVVLMQLFKEEAERIFDKKLQLVRAENVKFTAVFDPTHDAALILESNLTETGEFIKLKGVAKNKDGIVLKISSLYKTC, encoded by the coding sequence ATGATTTTAGAAGACTTTTATAAAGTTTCCAATACTTCCCTGGCGGGAGATGATGCCATTACAACCTTAAAAGTTAATAAGGATCATGAAATATATAAAGGTCACTTTCCTGGCAGGCCGGTAACTCCTGGAGTAGTGCTAATGCAGTTGTTTAAGGAGGAAGCTGAAAGAATCTTTGATAAGAAACTTCAACTGGTAAGAGCCGAAAATGTAAAATTTACAGCAGTTTTTGATCCTACTCATGACGCAGCGCTTATCCTTGAATCCAATTTAACCGAAACCGGAGAATTCATTAAACTTAAAGGAGTTGCAAAGAATAAGGATGGGATTGTGCTGAAGATTAGTTCTCTTTATAAAACCTGCTAA
- a CDS encoding polysaccharide deacetylase family protein: protein MIFKLIKSVFAVAAVFTIALYYQGIWSFWPLLLIAIVYILLILVLSTNVQLNFFVNAYNRNPDYPENAVAISFDDGPVKNTLEILEILDRFKVKATFFCIGSNIEKYPEIFKEIIARGHIVGNHTFSHTRKMGFLPTRTIIDEIKRCDKVAAKLGGVKMNLFRPPFGIINPKTKKALEKTGHKVIGWNVRPYDAITKSPEKIIHRITKDLKRGDLILLHDNLPKTAVILEQLLVILEQQNFSTVRADKLFDIHAYN from the coding sequence TTGATCTTTAAGCTTATTAAATCTGTTTTTGCAGTTGCGGCAGTCTTCACAATAGCGCTGTATTATCAGGGAATATGGTCTTTCTGGCCGCTGCTTTTGATCGCTATTGTCTATATACTTCTTATACTGGTACTTTCAACCAATGTTCAGTTAAATTTCTTCGTGAATGCATATAACCGGAACCCTGATTATCCTGAAAATGCTGTTGCCATAAGTTTTGATGACGGGCCTGTAAAAAATACTTTGGAAATTCTAGAGATCTTGGATCGGTTTAAGGTGAAAGCCACATTTTTTTGCATTGGCAGCAATATTGAAAAATATCCTGAAATATTTAAAGAAATAATAGCGAGAGGACATATTGTTGGCAATCATACCTTTTCTCATACGCGCAAGATGGGTTTTTTGCCTACGAGAACCATCATCGATGAAATAAAGCGCTGTGATAAGGTCGCGGCAAAACTTGGAGGTGTTAAAATGAATCTTTTTAGACCACCCTTCGGGATCATTAATCCTAAGACCAAGAAAGCGCTGGAAAAAACGGGGCATAAGGTGATCGGCTGGAATGTGAGGCCTTATGATGCTATTACCAAATCACCGGAAAAAATCATTCACAGGATCACCAAAGACCTTAAGCGGGGAGATCTAATTCTTTTACATGATAATCTGCCAAAAACTGCCGTGATATTGGAACAGTTATTGGTTATTTTAGAACAACAAAATTTCAGCACAGTAAGAGCTGATAAATTATTTGATATTCATGCGTATAATTAA
- a CDS encoding beta-ketoacyl synthase chain length factor: protein MHRAYINGISSISPQYENIFEDGNLTEYEENIMPAIEVDYKSQIKPMMLRRMSKAVKMGLFCSKKALLEAGVELPDAIIVGTGQGCLQDTEKFMMNMLDSEEGLLSPTSFIQSTHNTVAGQIALDLKCKGYNMTFTQNAVSFESALIDGLLQLEDENIKHVLVGGVDEISNKFTGFQRLDAQIKTENINNLELLSSETSGTIISESAAFFSLSSEITDNSYCELKDAAILNSLEVSNITQEIDRFLKRNNTSVSEIDVVVLGNNGDARFDHYYKELQDSIFSDKCHVAYKHLIGENNSVSSYALILASRILKEKKISDIFKLNTLNCANPRNILIYNQYLGKNHGLILLQSL, encoded by the coding sequence ATGCATAGAGCCTATATCAATGGAATATCGTCGATCTCTCCCCAGTATGAAAATATTTTCGAGGATGGGAACTTAACGGAATATGAGGAAAATATTATGCCGGCTATAGAAGTCGATTATAAGTCTCAAATAAAACCCATGATGCTTCGCAGAATGTCTAAAGCTGTGAAAATGGGACTTTTTTGTTCTAAAAAAGCTCTGTTGGAGGCTGGTGTAGAATTACCAGATGCTATTATTGTAGGAACAGGTCAGGGATGCTTACAGGATACTGAAAAGTTCATGATGAATATGCTGGATTCTGAAGAAGGCTTATTAAGCCCTACCTCTTTCATTCAGTCTACTCACAATACAGTTGCGGGACAGATCGCATTGGATTTAAAATGTAAGGGATACAACATGACCTTTACCCAGAATGCTGTTTCTTTTGAAAGTGCACTAATTGATGGATTACTACAACTGGAAGATGAAAATATAAAGCATGTTCTGGTTGGTGGTGTGGATGAAATCTCTAATAAATTTACTGGTTTTCAAAGGCTGGATGCGCAGATTAAAACAGAAAATATTAATAACCTGGAACTATTGAGCTCTGAAACTTCTGGTACGATAATTTCAGAATCTGCCGCTTTTTTTTCTTTGAGTTCTGAGATAACTGATAATTCTTATTGTGAATTAAAAGATGCAGCAATTTTAAATTCTTTAGAAGTATCCAATATTACCCAAGAAATCGATCGGTTCTTAAAAAGAAACAATACTTCGGTTTCAGAAATAGATGTAGTCGTATTGGGAAATAATGGAGATGCCAGGTTTGATCATTATTACAAAGAATTGCAGGATAGTATATTTTCAGATAAATGTCATGTGGCTTACAAACATTTGATTGGAGAGAACAATTCGGTTTCTTCTTATGCATTAATACTTGCTTCACGAATCCTGAAGGAAAAGAAAATTTCTGATATTTTTAAATTGAATACCTTAAATTGCGCTAATCCCCGAAATATTTTGATATATAATCAATACCTGGGGAAAAACCACGGACTAATTCTTTTACAAAGCCTTTGA
- a CDS encoding beta-ketoacyl-[acyl-carrier-protein] synthase family protein, giving the protein MGGVAVTGMGITSAIGGNIDQTLLSLKNGKDGISYPEILSTNHTNLPVGEIKLSDSELSEILNLPKDHSCTRAALIGIHAIRELLKTSGFDEFPEDMGLISGTSVGGIDKTEQHFYDFKDKSEFRKYIQAQHPGFTTEKIAEYFGLKGFVTTISTACSSSANAIMMGARMIESGKFKRVIVGGTDCLTKFTLNGFNSLKILSEDKNCPFDNNRNGLNLGEAAAYLLLEAEDCIGKKDIMGKIIGYGNANDAFHQTASSEDGEGAFQAISKALKKAKISTMEIDYVNAHGTGTQNNDLSESIALNRVFGNIVPNFSSTKGFTGHTLGAAGALEAIFSLLSINHGEIYPNLNFNAKMTETGLIPVTNVLKTNINTVLSNSFGFGGNCTSLIFHKDA; this is encoded by the coding sequence ATGGGAGGCGTTGCCGTTACCGGAATGGGAATAACTTCTGCAATTGGCGGAAACATTGACCAAACGCTTTTATCTCTCAAAAATGGAAAGGACGGAATTTCATACCCGGAAATCCTTTCAACTAATCATACAAATTTACCGGTTGGAGAGATCAAATTAAGTGATTCAGAGTTGAGTGAAATTCTGAATTTACCTAAAGATCACTCCTGTACGCGCGCTGCTTTGATCGGTATTCACGCGATCAGAGAATTACTTAAAACTTCTGGTTTTGATGAATTTCCTGAAGACATGGGATTGATTTCGGGAACCAGCGTTGGTGGAATTGATAAAACCGAACAACATTTCTACGATTTTAAGGATAAGTCGGAATTCAGGAAATATATTCAGGCGCAACATCCCGGATTTACTACGGAAAAAATAGCAGAATATTTTGGTCTGAAAGGCTTCGTTACCACAATTAGTACTGCATGTTCTTCTTCTGCAAATGCCATTATGATGGGTGCCAGAATGATAGAGTCGGGAAAATTTAAACGAGTGATCGTTGGAGGAACAGATTGTTTGACGAAATTCACCTTGAACGGATTCAATTCACTTAAAATTCTTTCTGAGGATAAAAACTGCCCTTTTGATAATAATCGTAACGGATTAAATCTTGGGGAAGCCGCAGCCTATTTGTTGCTAGAAGCCGAAGATTGTATAGGAAAGAAGGATATTATGGGAAAAATCATTGGTTACGGGAATGCCAACGATGCTTTCCATCAAACTGCTTCATCTGAGGATGGAGAAGGTGCGTTCCAGGCGATTTCAAAAGCTTTAAAAAAAGCTAAAATATCAACTATGGAAATTGATTATGTCAATGCCCATGGGACAGGAACACAGAATAACGATCTTTCAGAAAGTATAGCTTTAAATAGAGTTTTTGGTAATATTGTTCCAAATTTCAGTTCTACGAAAGGATTTACCGGCCATACCCTGGGAGCAGCAGGTGCGTTGGAAGCAATTTTCAGCCTCCTCTCAATTAATCATGGAGAAATCTATCCTAATTTGAATTTTAATGCTAAAATGACCGAAACTGGATTAATTCCGGTCACTAATGTTCTAAAAACCAATATCAATACAGTACTCTCCAACTCTTTTGGATTTGGCGGAAATTGCACCTCTTTAATATTTCATAAAGATGCATAG
- the fabG gene encoding 3-oxoacyl-ACP reductase FabG, with amino-acid sequence MKYALVTGGSRGIGKAICLKLAEELQYNILLNYHSNTEAAEAAQREIEKTGLKCSILKFNVADSDSTQESLGKWKSENPDAKIEILVNNAGITNDGLFIFTNKEAWNSVIDTSLQGFYNLTQAVLKDMLKARFGRVINIVSLSGLKGNPGQVNYSAAKGAVIAATKALAQEIGKRKVTVNAVAPGFIQSDMTKDFDENEFKKHIPLNRFGEAEEVANLVSFLASEKSSYITGEVININGGLYS; translated from the coding sequence ATGAAGTATGCATTGGTTACAGGCGGCTCCAGAGGAATAGGCAAAGCGATATGCTTGAAACTTGCTGAAGAATTGCAGTATAACATCCTTTTAAATTATCATTCCAATACGGAGGCTGCTGAAGCTGCTCAGCGTGAAATAGAGAAAACTGGACTGAAATGCAGCATCTTAAAATTTAATGTTGCAGATAGTGATTCAACTCAGGAATCTTTGGGAAAATGGAAGTCTGAAAATCCCGATGCTAAGATCGAAATCCTTGTTAATAATGCTGGAATCACTAATGATGGTCTGTTTATTTTCACCAATAAAGAAGCGTGGAATTCTGTAATTGATACAAGCTTGCAGGGTTTTTACAATCTTACTCAGGCAGTATTAAAAGATATGCTGAAAGCGCGTTTTGGAAGAGTCATCAACATCGTTTCTCTTTCAGGATTAAAAGGAAACCCGGGGCAGGTAAATTATTCAGCAGCAAAAGGAGCGGTGATCGCAGCAACAAAAGCGCTGGCCCAGGAAATTGGAAAAAGGAAAGTTACGGTAAATGCAGTAGCTCCGGGATTTATTCAGTCTGATATGACCAAAGATTTTGATGAAAATGAGTTTAAAAAGCATATTCCCTTAAATCGCTTTGGTGAAGCTGAAGAGGTAGCCAACCTGGTGAGTTTTCTTGCTTCAGAGAAATCTTCTTATATCACCGGGGAGGTGATCAATATCAACGGGGGTTTATATTCTTAA
- a CDS encoding 3-oxoacyl-ACP synthase gives MSSELFIQNSVKIRDSKVFKNGELVFQVDRDLNLNKFLKEIYKEQNLNYPKFFKMDSLSKLGYLGVELLTNGNIQNKETALVFANSASSLETDTAFAESLKDFPSPSLFVYTLPNIMLGEISIRHQLKSENCFFISEAFDPGLFINYCTALFQQKKAENLLCGWVNLHNNEYDVFLWQIAPGGGTDFNEEELKKLYLPT, from the coding sequence ATGAGCAGCGAACTTTTCATACAGAACTCAGTAAAGATTCGGGATTCAAAAGTTTTTAAGAACGGAGAATTGGTTTTTCAGGTAGATCGTGATTTGAATCTAAACAAATTTTTAAAAGAGATTTATAAAGAACAAAACCTGAACTATCCAAAATTCTTTAAAATGGATAGCCTTTCTAAATTGGGATATCTGGGTGTAGAATTATTGACTAACGGAAATATTCAAAATAAAGAGACCGCACTGGTTTTTGCAAATTCAGCCTCAAGCCTGGAAACTGATACTGCTTTTGCAGAGAGCCTGAAAGATTTTCCTTCGCCCTCTCTTTTCGTTTATACCTTACCAAATATAATGTTAGGAGAAATCAGTATTCGTCATCAACTGAAATCTGAAAACTGTTTTTTTATTTCCGAAGCTTTCGATCCCGGTTTGTTTATTAATTATTGCACCGCTTTATTTCAACAGAAAAAAGCCGAAAACTTGCTTTGTGGGTGGGTGAACTTGCACAATAATGAATATGATGTATTTTTGTGGCAAATTGCCCCTGGCGGCGGAACCGATTTTAACGAAGAGGAGCTAAAGAAATTATACTTACCTACATGA
- a CDS encoding outer membrane lipoprotein carrier protein LolA, whose translation MRIIKICIFLFSLSMLSQNGAMSSAEKQDFKSSVLDKSSEIKSFSAEFTQKKHMKMMDGSPESQGRVYYRFPNTLKWEYMKPYQYQLLFKDSKLFIKEEGQFSEVDLSSNELFNKMGKLVAGSVNGKILMADKDFDITYQRSGAHIKALIVPKDGNLKEMFKEIWISFNEEHLINSIRLIDPSEDFTEINMENIKINQPIPASVFQN comes from the coding sequence ATGCGTATAATTAAAATTTGCATTTTTCTTTTCAGTCTTAGTATGCTATCTCAAAATGGGGCGATGAGTTCTGCTGAAAAGCAGGATTTTAAATCAAGCGTCCTCGATAAATCCAGTGAGATCAAAAGTTTTTCGGCTGAATTCACTCAGAAGAAACACATGAAAATGATGGATGGCAGCCCAGAAAGTCAGGGTAGAGTGTACTATAGATTTCCGAATACCCTGAAATGGGAATATATGAAACCTTATCAATATCAGCTTTTATTTAAGGATTCTAAGCTTTTTATAAAGGAAGAAGGGCAATTTTCAGAAGTCGATCTTTCGTCAAATGAGCTTTTTAATAAAATGGGGAAGTTGGTTGCCGGTAGTGTAAATGGTAAAATTTTGATGGCCGATAAGGATTTTGATATCACGTATCAACGTTCTGGAGCGCATATAAAGGCGCTAATTGTCCCTAAAGATGGAAATTTAAAGGAAATGTTTAAAGAAATCTGGATTAGTTTCAATGAAGAGCATCTTATTAATTCTATAAGACTTATAGATCCTTCAGAGGATTTTACCGAGATAAATATGGAGAATATTAAAATTAATCAGCCTATTCCCGCTTCAGTTTTTCAAAACTAA